One window of Catharus ustulatus isolate bCatUst1 chromosome 3, bCatUst1.pri.v2, whole genome shotgun sequence genomic DNA carries:
- the FUCA2 gene encoding plasma alpha-L-fucosidase, with the protein MSGPGGRAALLLLGLALPGLLQARPRYEPTWGSLDARPLPAWFDEAKFGVFIHWGVFSVPSFGSEWFWWYWQKEKREPYVKFMDTNYPPGFSYEDFGPLFTAEFFDANQWADILKASGAKYVVLTSKHHEGFTLWGSKYSWNWNAVDVGPKRDLVAELATSVRNRTDLHFGLYHSLFEWFNPLFLEDATNAFKTRKFPTSKSLPELYEIVTKYQPEIIWSDGDGNAPDTYWNSTGFLAWLYNDSPVRDTVVTNDRWGAGSICAHGGFYTCSDRYNPGHLLPHKWENCMTIDRGSWGYRRDARLPDYLAIEDLVKQLAETVSCGGNLLMNIGPTHDGRIPVVFEERLRQVGAWLKVNGEAIYGTKPWRAQNDTVTPGVWYTFSPEEGKVNAIFLNWPVSGILELGEPRPKLGETQVKLAGYKELLKWVALAEKGMVIALPQLTPQQMPCQWGWTLQLTDVN; encoded by the exons ATGTCGGGCCcgggcggccgcgccgcgctgctgctgctggggctggcgcTGCCCGGGCTGCTGCAGGCCCGGCCCCGCTACGAGCCCACCTGGGGCTCGCTGGACGCCCGGCCGCTGCCCGCCTGGTTTGACGAGGCGAAGTTCGGCGTCTTCATCCACTGGGGCGTGTTCTCAGTGCCGAGCTTCGGCAGCGAGTGGTTCTG GTGGTACtggcagaaggaaaagagagagccCTATGTGAAATTTATGGACACAAATTACCCACCTGGCTTCAGCTATGAAGATTTTGGTCCTCTGTTTACAGCAGAGTTCTTTGATGCCAACCAGTGGGCCGATATTCTGAAGGCTTCAGGGGCAAAATATGTTGTCTTAACTTCAAAACATCATGAGG gcTTTACTTTGTGGGGGTCCAAATATTCTTGGAACTGGAATGCTGTTGATGTGGGACCAAAGCGAGATCTTGTTGCTGAACTAGCAACATCTGTTAGAAACAGAACTGACTTGCATTTTGGGTTATACCATTCCCTGTTTGAATGGTTCAATCCTCTCTTCCTTGAGGATGCCACCAATGCCTTTAAGACAAGAAAGTTTCCAACCAGTAAATCATTACCAGAACTCTATGAAATTGTGACTAAGTACCAGCCAGAAATAATTTGGTCTGATGGGGATGGAAATGCTCCAGATACTTACTGGAACAGCACTGGTTTCTTGGCTTGGCTGTATAATGACAG CCCAGTCCGGGACACAGTAGTGACCAATGACCGCTGGGGAGCTGGCAGCATCTGTGCCCATGGTGGCTTCTACACGTGCAGTGACCGCTACAACCCCGggcacctcctgccccacaAGTGGGAGAACTGCATGACCATCGACCGCGGCTCCTGGGGCTACCGCAGGGACGCGCGGCTCCCCGACTACCTCGCCATCGAGGACTTGGTGAAG CAACTTGCAGAAACAGTGTCTTGTGGAGGAAATCTCCTGATGAATATTGGGCCCACTCACGATGGTCGCATCCCTGTTGTGTTTGAGGAGCGCCTGAGGCAGGTGGGCGCTTGGCTGAAGGTCAATGGAGAGGCCATCTATGGGACAAAGCCATGGAGAGCACAGAACGACACAGTCACACCTGGTGTCTG GTACACTTTCAGCCCTGAAGAAGGGAAAGTCAATGCTATCTTCCTTAACTGGCCAgtctctgggattctggaacTTGGTGAGCCACGGCCTAAGCTTGGAGAAACACAG GTGAAGCTGGCTGGGTACAAGGAACTGCTGAAATGGGTTGCCCTGGCAGAAAAGGGAATGGTTATTGCTCTACCTCAATTGACTCCCCAGCAAATGCCATGTCAGTGGGGCTGGACCTTACAACTGACTGATGTAAACTAA
- the PEX3 gene encoding peroxisomal biogenesis factor 3 isoform X2: MLRSLWSFLKRHKKKCLALGTFLGGIYLLGKYGQKKIREIQEREAAEYIAQARRQYHFESNQRTCNMTVLSMLPTLRDALMHQLNSESLTSLLKNRPANKLEIWEDLKIISFTRSIVAVYSTCMLVVLLRVQLNIIGGYIYLDNVTLGKNGTTPLAPPEVQQQYLSSIQHLLGDGLTELITMVKQAVHKVFGSISLKQTLSLLELEQKLKDIREVVEHKDLNQIASYSPLCRYLMPDEENPLANQACGLTERDIATIKLLNETRDMLESPDFSTVLSTCLNRGFSRLLDNMAEFFRPTEKDLSQNSSVNSLSSVSLPLAKIIPIINGQIHSVCSETPSHFVQDLLMMEQVKDFAANVYEAFSTPQQLGK, from the exons GAATCTATTTGCTGGGAAAATATGGgcagaagaaaatcagagaaatccAGGAACGAGAGGCAGCTGAGTATATTGCCCAAGCGCGAAGGCAGTACCATTTTGAGAGTAATCAGAGGACGTGCAATATGACAG TACTGTCAATGCTTCCGACATTGAGGGATGCCTTAATGCATCAGTTAAACTCTGAGAGTCTCACATCTCTTCTTAAAAATAG GCCAGCAAACAAGTTAGAAATATGGGAGGATTTAAAGATAATAA gtTTCACACGCAGTATTGTGGCTGTGTACAGCACCTGTATGCTCGTGGTTCTCTTGCGAGTCCAGTTAAATATCATCGGCGGTTACATCTACCTGGATAACGTCACGCTCGGCAAGAATGGCACA acACCACTAGCTCCCCCTGAAGTCCAGCAGCAATATTTATCAAGCATCCAGCACCTTTTAGGAGATG GACTGACTGAGTTAATAACTATGGTTAAACAAGCTGTGCATAAAGTTTTTGGAAG TATTTCTCTTAAGCAGACCCTGTCTCTTCTGGAGCTGGAACAGAAACTTAAAGATATCAGGGAAGTAGTGGAACATAAAGATTTGAATCAGATTGCATCTTACTCTCCCTTATGTCGTTATCTGATGCCAGATGAAGAAAACCCCTTGGCTAACCAG GCCTGTGGACTCACAGAAAGAGACATTGCTACAATTAAATTACTGAATGAAACTAGAGATATGCTAGAAAG TCCAGACTTCAGTACAGTTTTGAGCACGTGTTTAAATAGAGGATTCAGTCGATTGCTGGACAATATGGCAGAATTTTTTAGACCTACTGAAAAGGACCTTTCTCAAAACAGCTCTGTAAATAg tctTTCCAGTGTCAGTCTTCCTTTAGCCAAGATAATTCCAATAATAAATGGACAGATCCATTCAGTATGCAGTGAAACACCCAGTCACTTTGTTCAG GACCTGTTGATGATGGAACAAGTGAAAGATTTTGCTGCTAATGTTTATGAAGCTTTTAGTACCCCTCAGCAACTAGGGAAATGA